One Globicephala melas chromosome 4, mGloMel1.2, whole genome shotgun sequence genomic window carries:
- the LOC115844878 gene encoding tropomyosin alpha-3 chain-like has translation MFCSSRPVTWRKGLSASHGSGGRKVAWEQAEAASLNCRIQLVEEELDRAQQRLATALQKLEEAEKAADDSERAMKVAENRALKEEEKMDLQEIQLEEAKHIAEEAGRKYEEVALRLVIIEGDLEGTEERAELAEYRCPETDEQIRLVDQKLKCLSAAEKKAETHAEFAERSQPSWKRQLKIWKIN, from the exons ATGTTCTGCAGCAGCAGGCCGGTGACGTGGAGGAAAGGGCTGAGCGCCTCCCACGGAAGTGGAGGGAGAAAGGTGGCCTGGGAACAGGCTGAGGCGGCCTCCTTGAACTGTAGGATCCAGCTGGTTGAAGAGGAGCTGGACCGCGCTCAACAGCGCCTGGCCACTGCCCTGCAAAAGCTGGAGGAAGCCGAGAAAGCTGCTGATGACAGCGAGAGAGCCATGAAGGTCGCTGAAAACCGAGccttaaaagaggaagaaaaaatggacCTCCAGGAAATCCAACTCGAAGAAGCTAAGCACATTGCAGAAGAGGCAGGTAGGAAGTACGAAGAGGTGGCTCTTAGGCTGGTGATTATTGAGGGAGACTTGGAAGGCACAGAGGAGCGAGCTGAGCTGGCAGAGTACCGTTGCCCAGAGACGGATGAGCAGATCAGATTGGTGGACCAGAAGCTGAAGTGTCTGAGTGCTGCTGAAAAAA AGGCAGAGACCCATGCTGAGTTTGCTGAGAGATCGCAGCCAAGCTGGAAAAGACAGTTGAAGATTTGGAAGATAAACTGA